CAATAGAAGGGTTatcttgtaggggcacctgggtggctcagtaggttgagcatacgacttcagctcaggtcatgatctcatagttcatgagttcaagccccgtgttggtagctcagagcctggagcttgcttcggattctgtgtcatctgctctctctgcccctcctttcctcccgccccttgcaaaaataaataaacatttttaaaatttaaaaaccaaagaagGGTTATCCTGTGTTAACCTTCAAGTTAGACAAAAAAGAGGTGAAATGACTGTTAAGgtcagtggcagaaccaggactaGAGCCTTGACTGATTCCTAGTctatctctctttcctctgcctttagGTATAGAGATCTTCATACCTGTCTGGAGAGAGATCTGCCTTGTTCCCCACTAGCACCACTGGCAGCCTGTGAAGAAATACCAGTTACTATAGGATCCCCTCCCACTCTGCATGGACCCCAACCTCCTTCACATCAAGGCTGGACAACTCCCCATCAGATCAGACAGGATCTGTCCTGGCCTCCTCCCTAACTTGGACCCCCTGCTCTCTTCCATCCCCTTAAGTCCATACTATGTCTCTATCTCCCAGAGCCACTCACCGAGTTTTCCCGTGACCTTCATGTAGCTTTTGGTACAGACTCTCAATGACTTGGAAGCTTTAAACACAAGAAATGGAGCTATAAACTTATTCTGAGACAGCCCTCAGATCCTCCCAAGTTCCCCACTCATAACCTTGGTCACTTACCTATGCAGAGAGGTGACAGAATACACAAGCACATAACCATGGACCCCAATGATGAATGAATAGGGCAGAATGCTGTACTCATCCTGACAAGAAACAGAAACATCAGTACCTAGATACATAACACTCAGCTGGCAAAGGTTTGTGGGTTGCATCCTGGGGACCCTCCCTAGGGCACTCAATATTCCAATCATTTCTATTCAACAAGAATTTACAGAATAGCTCCATTGTGCACTGCACACTACCCTCTgctaaaatgcttttcttttaatactactttacagatgagccaCAGAGGCAACCAGACTTCATCTCCCACAACTGAACTGCCATGTTTAGATACCCTACCCCAAACTGGTACCTGCCCTGCTGTGTCCACCAGGTGTAGGTGAAACTCATCTTTGCCAAGAGTCACTATCTTGCtgtaagctgaaaagaaaagaaaacttgactGTGAGGTGCTTGTAGGGCTAGCAATGTGTGCCCCCATACATTCTTAAACCTAGGGGTGATATAGATGGACCGGGTCTAGGGAGCTCTCCAGGCAGCTAGAGGGACAATGTTAAGGTTCTCATTGTCTACATCTACACCATCCTGGACTCAGTATCTTGCAAAATCCACTCTCTAGCTCCACTCATAGAACAGGATTACTAGAGAAAAGATTAGATTTAAGGTCTAATCAAATCAGCCCCTTGGCACCAGGAAACTCCCTAATTACGGAATTGGATGGGGCAACAAAgacctccctgccccacccctagGGGAGAAATCTACTCACTATTCTCCACTGTAGGATCGTAGCCTTCCAGGAACTCGCCTTCCACAAACTGATGTGCCAAAGATGTCTTCCCTGTGGGAAGCAGTGGTAGTTGTATCCAAATTATCCATCCACATTTACATCCTCTGCCCTTTCGGGGGCTGTGGCCCAGGGCTAAAGAGGACCCCAAATTAGCACCCTAGCCTGTGGGTGCCATGCAATGTTTTTCCTTAGCCTACCCTCACCCTCTTCGCCTTGGGTCTCTGCACCCTGGCCACCGGATGCATTCAGTAGCGCCGCAGGAAGCCTTTCCTGCAgactttccccaccccacccctggaaaGATCCGGGATTCCCCTAGGATCAAGTCGCCTCGCGCCCGGACACTTGCGACTTGCCCCACACAGACCGCGCCCCCATCCATCAaatcctgacccccccccccccccccccccccccccccccccccgtccccaggGTAACACTGGGGACCAGTCTGGTGTTCTGGCAACCAAGCCCACATTAACCCTTACGTTCTCCTGCTTCCTGCAACCCTCCACACACTATCACCACCCCAGCCTTTCCTCCTCCATCCTTTCAATCCTCGCCCTACAACCCCGTTCTAACGATGCCACCATTCCTGTCTGGGTCGCGTTCCCGCGACAGCGCGCCTCCTCTGGCCACAAAGCCGCGGTGCGTCGGTGCTCTCCCCAAGGCGGAGACTCACCTACAGAGCGGTACCCGAGAATGACCACCTTCCTGTAGCGAACTAACGGCATGGCAGTAGCCGGCCCCAAGGGGCTTGCAGAACTGCGGGCTGAAAGAGCCCTAAGAAAGGGAGATCAGAGTGTAAGGTAGGCGCAGCAACCGGCACAGGAAAGTCGCTCACCCTGAAGCTGCCAGGGGCAAGCTAGAGGAAAACCAAAACAAGCGCCGCGCCCGGAGCTGGCCACGTGATCACAACACAGCAAGACTAACGCGAGGGAGCCGGGCGCCGGGGGATCTACAGTGCCGCGCCGCTCCGGGCTCCGCCCCCCAGGCCGCTCGCCATTGGTTCATTGGAAAGGATAAGGGCGGGGCCGCCAGCAGGAGGGAAGGGTGGGCCTCACGTGGAGCCAGAGAACCAGGAGCTGCGCCTGCGCAGACTAAAGCCGGTTCAttcataaagaaacagaaaggaagccGGGGTCCTAGAGGTGTTTGCGCATTTGCAACCCGACACAAGCGGCTGCGAAGAATCAAGAAGAATCAAGAATCGTGGATGGAAGATACCCGTTATGGCTTGGCTGGAATTTCTGGTCAAAAGATTCTAGGCCTCCGTTTTGCAAGGTCTCTGAGATCCTtggatagggaaaaaaaaggcccAAGTTCCAATATATTATCTCTTCTTCCCCCCAGACTTCAGCCTCAGATCTTTTATTGTCAATTTCCATAGTCTATCAGGATCTTCGGAAATGCAACTCTTATTCTTGAAAAAGTTATTGAATTTGTGGCTAGGTCATCTGAAATTTTGTTGTTATCAACATAATcatcacattcatttattcaagtatttattCAGCACTTACTGTATGTTTCAGACATTGTTCTAGCTTTGGGGATAGAGCAGTGAACATGACAGACAAGGTCTTTGTGCGCATAAAGCTTAAAACCTAGTGGAagaaacaaacatataaacaagGAAATATTAGATAGTATTAAGTGCTATAAAAGGCAGCATAATAAGAAACGACCACATTAGATAGTAAAACTTCCTCTCAAAGGAAGCCCCATTTAAACTGAGGTCTGAAGGACAATAAAGAGCTAGCTAGAACAAAATTCTGACAGAAGAATCCATCAGTGCTACAGGTGTTAcgatgaaaataaatttgttaaattccaggagaagaagaggggagagagagagagagagagagagagagagtcagcccaaaacagacaaaatccaaGAGAATGGCAGGGGCCAGGCTATGTAAAGAAATTTGgtctaagggcacctggatggctcaattggttaggcccccactttggctcagatcatgatctcgccgtttgtgggttcaagcctcgcgtcaggctctctgctgacagcttggaacctggaacctgcttcagattctgtgtctccctctctctgtgtccctcctctgctctctctctctctctctctctcaaaagtaaataaacatcaaaattttttttgaaaagaagaagtTTGGTCTAATTCTAAGCATCCAGAAAGCAGTTGATCATGTTTAAGCTGGGGCACGCCATGATCTGAATagtgtttctaaaatatttccctggtttaaaaaaaagaagtataccTCTGGTTGTGAAGAATGAGGGGGACAGAAGCAGAAGGGGAAGCAGGGAGATCAGCTAGGAGACTGTTACTTGTAGTCCAGGTGAGAGGTGAAGGTGGCTTGACTAGAGTGATAGCGGTGAATGAAGTAGAGAATTCACGCTACATTTTGAGGCTGAGGTCAACCTGACTTGCTAAAGGGCTAGCCataggaggtgagggagggggaaagaaagaaaatggctagATTTATAGAGAGTTCTACTTTGTGCCAGATGCATTTctttgttatctcatttaatatccACAACAGCCCTAAAGTCGGTCATTGGTATTACTTACCCATTTATCAACCATATTTATCAAACAATCATCATGTCCTatctaggtgctgggaatacagcagCAAACAACACACACAAGGTCTTTGCTCATAAGGAGCAAGTGTTCTTTTGGGGGAAAACCAACAATCTAAGAGGAAACCATaaataagctaaaataaaaaaataatatctgtaGCGGTGGGAGGAGCCCAAGATATTAATGGACTAGACAGTAATGGGGTGTGGTACTCTTCTTCTTTTATATGATATCCTAGAAATCCTGAGGATTTCAAAGACATTTGTACCTGAGACTTGAATGATGGGTAGCTGTTATCACCCTTAtcttacagatgtggaaactgagacttagcCATATAGATAGCACACAGAAGTTATTTCTTCTGGAAGGTCCTGACGAATTGGTATTTAGCAGCCAAATTGTACTGGAGGACAGGCTTTGTATAACTGTGGAACTATTTAATGCTTTAAAGAGTTCAGATCTACAAAAGTTGTTTCAAAGAGCTAGTTAATCTGGCCTCAGAAAGGGACCCAAATACCTTTTCAACTGGGTAACGGGAGTTCCTTGCAGACCAGCAACTTTATGTTGGATTATTTGGCCTGAGTGAGGTTGGTGGAGATTCCAAATTGGGTCTTAAGCACTGCAAGGTAGAACAAAGAACTGGATTCAGTGAAagtcaacaaaaatgtattcatctCTGAtgcgcccgggtggctcattccgttaagcgcccaacttcggctcaggtcatgatctcaaggttcatgggtttgagcctgcattgggctctgtgctgacagctaggggcctggagcctacttgggattctgtgtctccctttctctctgcccctcccctgctagagctctgtatctctctctctctctcaaaaataaataaacattacaaaaattgaTTCATCTCCTACTTTGTACCAGACACTCTCACAAAGTGTTGCACAATATGGGTATAAAGATAAATGAGATGGCTTTTATGCTGTTTGTCTTTCCAGATTAACTCCCTATTCTTTTCCCCCCAGGTTTGTTTCCAGGAGGCACACCTTACCCCCTGGATATCAGTGGAGTTCAGCCTATGAGAAGCCCTCACAGAAAATCACATGGATGGAAGAGAGTATCTATGTCCCCTTTGGAAGTTCCCAGCACCCCTCAAGTCACTCCTCcaactctccccccccccaactacctcttttgttctgtttctagttGCTCTCTCCCCTTCAGGCCTACAGTGATAACAGTTTCTCTGATACTCACCCCAGGGTACTATTCTACCCCTGTGTGGTTTCCCTATACCCTGCTCACACCTTTGTAAACAGTCTCTTTATTAAATCATTCTCAAATTCTCTTGTTTTCAatcaggaagaaagcaaaaggCCTAAGACAAAGGCTTTCTCTTCCTATggctcttttaaaatttttattaatgtttattcattttttttaaatgtttattttattttttgagacagagagagacacagcatgagcagggaaggggcagagagagagggagacacagaatgtgaagcaggctccaggctctgaacagtcagcacagagcccgacatggggctcgaactcacgaactatgagatcgtgacctgagcctaagtcggacgcttaactgactgagccacccaggcgccccatgtttattcattttttagagagaaagaaaaagagacagagtatgaacagcggaggggcagagagagacacacagaatccaaagcaggctccacactccaagctgtcagcacagagcccaatgcagcgctcgaactcacaaacagcgagttcatgacctgagccaaagtcagatgcttaacagactgagccactcaggagcccctggttttttctttttaaacaggaaGA
The genomic region above belongs to Prionailurus bengalensis isolate Pbe53 chromosome B4, Fcat_Pben_1.1_paternal_pri, whole genome shotgun sequence and contains:
- the RHEBL1 gene encoding GTPase RhebL1, giving the protein MPLVRYRKVVILGYRSVGKTSLAHQFVEGEFLEGYDPTVENTYSKIVTLGKDEFHLHLVDTAGQDEYSILPYSFIIGVHGYVLVYSVTSLHSFQVIESLYQKLHEGHGKTRLPVVLVGNKADLSPDREVQAVEGKKLAESWGATFMESSARENQLTRGIFTKVIQEIARVENSYGQERRCRLM